The proteins below come from a single Drosophila teissieri strain GT53w chromosome 3L, Prin_Dtei_1.1, whole genome shotgun sequence genomic window:
- the LOC122617068 gene encoding protein nervous wreck isoform X1 — translation MMQPPPRKGNYVKFLKNLHTEQVAKLQLKNQHECDLLEDIRQFTIKRSAVEKSYSESLLKISSQYLNKKIPNIPDIKMDGMEERWNMWSVWRTVLEENEKLARARLAAIEVFQQQIADEAKVLRDYKLAIAKRSLSGIVNVQKELHLSVGDVDKTKKSYFDEEHCAHDVRDKARDIEEKLKKKKGSFFQSITSLQKNSARVTSRKELLEEKSSGARNDYVLSLAAANAHQNRYFTVDLQTTMTTMENYVFERVAEYLMLMGRTELLTCSATQNSFGKIRDQAQQLTREYNLQCCYLFYPVLKQHIQYDFEACDNDPVRKVTAEHESAAETLTKEAKNLAGRVVKENASIRENAKKLALCQSLRDSGQRTDPNDPNGPDLDTKIEEFRDQIRRSETEKTKAEACLQCLRDGGINVDEWVQEAEIMGVQELTRSASSISMRTDASGQGENPSSDSFYDSDKEETQAQASAQTKPKQEQQLSRDRTFSDSEDEPEVRTSTAATSSAAAASSSMMASSAGGWDDPTEVNWGAAEEEEDKDEPIVPEPKEAIFKCTALYSYTAQNPDELTIVENEQLEVVGEGDGDGWLRARNYRGEEGYVPHNYLDIDQETAGSAFNGTSGNQLRSQISFSSVDYTVDNEDQTVDSMQSPDQVSVIMAPQKRVKSDVEWCIALYDYDATAEDELTFEEGDKIKIITKTAHGVDDGWWEGELDGKFGNFPSLVVEECDELGEPLSEGGDESPPPTAAPTFALPPAPALPPEYAHELELELTEDMFGSQDTADEDSGYIPNGAAAPSMPPPGQKESQTTAKKVLIQEPGMEDDLSDDGQPPPQLAKAGGSAPGAGSKVEKGAAAGGANTLNLGMAQIIVTAATPMVEDGADKSFPPVGESDAQPEEQVSKEPPAEVAKKPDIAPKPLAKVAPQSAPAKEGNAGVRPVVSITLTEYPSCDAEDQQSFSEGTDSASVADVPVLQDAEDPFNEKAKGESGGGESGFEANFEANFDANFDDAFAGNGGGGGGGGGGGEQSNDLDINGEAAGEAGSGSAAGEEDIEAPKQVVGGRASIPEELDSNQLAHYHEHDIYYVDYSHGQL, via the exons ATGATGCAGCCGCCGCCGCGAAAG GGAAACTATGTGAAGTTCCTAAAGAATTTGCACACGGAGCAGGTGGCCAAGCTGCAGCTGAAGAACCAGCATGAGTGCGACCTCTTGGAGGACATCCGGCAGTTCACCATCAAGCGCTCCGCCGTCGAGAAGTCGTACAGTGAGTCGCTGCTCAAGATCTCGTCGCAGTATCTCAACAAGAAGATACCCAATATACCAGATATCAAGATGGATGGCATGGAGGAGCGCTG GAACATGTGGAGCGTTTGGCGCACTGTGCTCGAGGAGAATGAGAAACTGGCTCGCGCCAGATTGGCCGCTATAGAGGTGTTCCAACAGCAAATCGCCGATGAGGCCAAGGTTCTGCGGGACTATAAGTTGGCCATAGCCAAGCGCTCGCTATCCGGAATTGTCAATGTGCAGAAGGAACTCCACCTGAGCGTGGGTGATGTGGACAAGACCAAGAAATCATACTTTGACGAAGAGCATTGTGCCCACGATGTGCGGGACAAAGCCCGCGACATCGAGGAGAAGctcaagaagaagaagggctCCTTCTTTCAATCAATCACGTCGCTGCAGAAGAACAGCGCCCGGGTCACATCGCgcaaggagctgctggaggagaagTCCTCCGGCGCCCGGAATGACTACGTGCTCAGCTTGGCGGCGGCCAACGCCCATCAGAATCGCTACTTCACCGTCGATCTGCAGACCACGATGACCACCATGGAGAACTATGTCTTCGAGCGGGTTGCCGAGTACCTGATGTTGATGGG CCGCACAGAGCTGTTGACTTGCTCGGCTACGCAGAACAGCTTCGGGAAGATCCGCGACCAGGCGCAGCAGTTGACCCGGGAGTACAACCTGCAGTGCTGCTACCTGTTCTATCCGGTGCTGAAGCAGCACATCCAATACGACTTCGAGGCGTGCGACAACGATCCGGTGCGCAAGGTGACCGCGGAGCACGAGTCCGCCGCCGAGACGCTAACCAAGGAGGCCAAGAATCTGGCCGGCAGAGTGGTCAAGGAGAATGCCTCGATCCGGGAGAATGCCAAGAAGCTGGCGCTGTGCCAGTCGCTGCGAGACTCCGGCCAGCGCACCGATCCCAACGATCCCAATGGACCGGATCTGGACACCAAGATCGAGGAGTTCCGCGATCAAATCCGTCGGTCCGAGACGGAGAAGACAAAGGCGGAGGCATGCTTGCAGTGCCTGCGCGATGGCGGCATCAACGTGGACGAGTGGGTGCAGGAGGCCGAGATCATGGGGGTGCAGGAGCTGACGCGTTCGGCCAGTTCCATTTCGATGCGCACCGACGCCTCTGGCCAGGGCGAGAATCCCAGTTCGGATTCCTTCTACGACAGCGACAAGGAGGAGACCCAGGCTCAGGCATCTGCCCAAACGAAGCccaagcaggagcagcagctatCCAGGGATCGCACCTTCAGCGACAGTGAGGACGAGCCCGAAGTGCGTACTTCAACTGCGGCCACTTCTTCGGCAGCTGCTGCCTCCTCATCGATGATGGCCAGTAGCGCTGGTGGCTGGGATGATCCCACTGAGGTCAACTGGGGCGctgccgaggaggaggaggacaagGACGAACCGATTGTCCCGGAGCCCAAGGAGGCGATCTTCAAGTGCACTGCACTCTACAGCTATACA GCCCAGAATCCTGACGAGCTCACCATCGTCGAAAATGAACAACTCGAGGTGGTTGGCGAGGGCGACGGCGATGGTTGGCTGAGGGCCCGCAACTATCGCGGCGAGGAGGGCTACGTGCCGCACAATTATCTGGACATCGACCAGGAGACAGCGGGCAGCGCCTTTAATGGTACTTCAGGCAATCAATTGCGCTCTCAAATCTCATTCTCATCTGTCGATTATACCGTTGACAATGAAGATCAGACAGTGGACTCGATGCAATCGCCCGACCAGGTCTCGGTCATCATGGCGCCCCAGAAGCGTGTCAAATCGGACGTGGAGTGGTGCATCGCGCTGTACGACTACGACGCCACCGCCGAGGATGAGCTCACCTTCGAGGAGGGCGACAAGATCAAGATCATCACCAAGACCGCCCATGGCGTCGACGATGGCTGGTGGGAGGGCGAGCTGGATGGCAAGTTCGGCAACTTCCCCTCGCTGGTCGTCGAGGAGTGCGACGAGTTGGGCGAACCGCTCAGCGAGGGTGGCGACGAGTCACCTCCGCCCACCGCAGCGCCCACTTTCGCACTGCCCCCCGCTCCGGCCCTGCCGCCAGAGTACGCCCacgaactggaactggagctcACTGAGGACATGTTCGGTTCTCAGGACACGGCAG ATGAGGATAGCGGCTATATACCCAACGGCGCTGCTGCCCCGAGTATGCCTCCGCCAG GCCAGAAAGAAAGCCAAACCACTGCCAAGAAGG TACTCATCCAAGAGCCTGGCATGGAG GACGATCTCAGTGACGATGGGCAGCCGCCGCCCCAACTAGCGAAGGCGGGCGGATCCGCTCCTGGAGCTGGGAGCAAGGTcgaaaagggggcggcggCAGGTGGCGCCAACACGCTGAACTTAGGTATGGCACAAATAATTGTTACCGCTGCAACCCCCATGGTTGAAGACGGTGCCGATAAATCTTTCCCACCAGTAGGCGAGAGCGATGCGCAGCCGGAGGAGCAGGTGTCCAAGGAGCCGCCGGCGGAGGTGGCCAAAAAGCCAGATATTGCGCCCAAGCCGCTGGCCAAGGTGGCGCCACAGAGTGCGCCGGCCAAAGAAGGTAATGCCGGAGTGCGGCCCGTGGTGAGCATTACACTGACCGAGTATCCATCCTGTGATGCAGAGGACCAACAGTCCTTCTCGGAGGGCACCGATTCGGCTTCGGTGGCCGATGTGCCGGTCCTGCAGGACGCGGAGGATCCATTCAACGAGAAGGCCAAGGGCGAGTCTGGCGGCGGCGAATCGGGATTTGAGGCCAACTTTGAGGCCAACTTCGATGCCAACTTTGATGACGCCTTTGCCGGAAACGGTGGAGGTGGGggcggtggaggcggaggtggGGAGCAGTCCAACGACTTGGACATCAACGGAGAggcagcaggagaagcaggaTCTGGATCTGCGGCTGGCGAGGAGGATATTGAGGCACCCAAGCAGGTGGTCGGTGGGCGAGCTAGCATACCCGAGGAATTGGACTCAAATCAATTG GCACACTACCATGAGCATGATATATACTATGTAGACTATAGCCACGGACAGTTATAG
- the LOC122617068 gene encoding protein nervous wreck isoform X9 — MMQPPPRKGNYVKFLKNLHTEQVAKLQLKNQHECDLLEDIRQFTIKRSAVEKSYSESLLKISSQYLNKKIPNIPDIKMDGMEERWNMWSVWRTVLEENEKLARARLAAIEVFQQQIADEAKVLRDYKLAIAKRSLSGIVNVQKELHLSVGDVDKTKKSYFDEEHCAHDVRDKARDIEEKLKKKKGSFFQSITSLQKNSARVTSRKELLEEKSSGARNDYVLSLAAANAHQNRYFTVDLQTTMTTMENYVFERVAEYLMLMGRTELLTCSATQNSFGKIRDQAQQLTREYNLQCCYLFYPVLKQHIQYDFEACDNDPVRKVTAEHESAAETLTKEAKNLAGRVVKENASIRENAKKLALCQSLRDSGQRTDPNDPNGPDLDTKIEEFRDQIRRSETEKTKAEACLQCLRDGGINVDEWVQEAEIMGVQELTRSASSISMRTDASGQGENPSSDSFYDSDKEETQAQASAQTKPKQEQQLSRDRTFSDSEDEPEVRTSTAATSSAAAASSSMMASSAGGWDDPTEVNWGAAEEEEDKDEPIVPEPKEAIFKCTALYSYTAQNPDELTIVENEQLEVVGEGDGDGWLRARNYRGEEGYVPHNYLDIDQETAGSAFNDQTVDSMQSPDQVSVIMAPQKRVKSDVEWCIALYDYDATAEDELTFEEGDKIKIITKTAHGVDDGWWEGELDGKFGNFPSLVVEECDELGEPLSEGGDESPPPTAAPTFALPPAPALPPEYAHELELELTEDMFGSQDTADEDSGYIPNGAAAPSMPPPVLIQEPGMEDDLSDDGQPPPQLAKAGGSAPGAGSKVEKGAAAGGANTLNLGESDAQPEEQVSKEPPAEVAKKPDIAPKPLAKVAPQSAPAKEEDQQSFSEGTDSASVADVPVLQDAEDPFNEKAKGESGGGESGFEANFEANFDANFDDAFAGNGGGGGGGGGGGEQSNDLDINGEAAGEAGSGSAAGEEDIEAPKQVVGGRASIPEELDSNQLAHYHEHDIYYVDYSHGQL; from the exons ATGATGCAGCCGCCGCCGCGAAAG GGAAACTATGTGAAGTTCCTAAAGAATTTGCACACGGAGCAGGTGGCCAAGCTGCAGCTGAAGAACCAGCATGAGTGCGACCTCTTGGAGGACATCCGGCAGTTCACCATCAAGCGCTCCGCCGTCGAGAAGTCGTACAGTGAGTCGCTGCTCAAGATCTCGTCGCAGTATCTCAACAAGAAGATACCCAATATACCAGATATCAAGATGGATGGCATGGAGGAGCGCTG GAACATGTGGAGCGTTTGGCGCACTGTGCTCGAGGAGAATGAGAAACTGGCTCGCGCCAGATTGGCCGCTATAGAGGTGTTCCAACAGCAAATCGCCGATGAGGCCAAGGTTCTGCGGGACTATAAGTTGGCCATAGCCAAGCGCTCGCTATCCGGAATTGTCAATGTGCAGAAGGAACTCCACCTGAGCGTGGGTGATGTGGACAAGACCAAGAAATCATACTTTGACGAAGAGCATTGTGCCCACGATGTGCGGGACAAAGCCCGCGACATCGAGGAGAAGctcaagaagaagaagggctCCTTCTTTCAATCAATCACGTCGCTGCAGAAGAACAGCGCCCGGGTCACATCGCgcaaggagctgctggaggagaagTCCTCCGGCGCCCGGAATGACTACGTGCTCAGCTTGGCGGCGGCCAACGCCCATCAGAATCGCTACTTCACCGTCGATCTGCAGACCACGATGACCACCATGGAGAACTATGTCTTCGAGCGGGTTGCCGAGTACCTGATGTTGATGGG CCGCACAGAGCTGTTGACTTGCTCGGCTACGCAGAACAGCTTCGGGAAGATCCGCGACCAGGCGCAGCAGTTGACCCGGGAGTACAACCTGCAGTGCTGCTACCTGTTCTATCCGGTGCTGAAGCAGCACATCCAATACGACTTCGAGGCGTGCGACAACGATCCGGTGCGCAAGGTGACCGCGGAGCACGAGTCCGCCGCCGAGACGCTAACCAAGGAGGCCAAGAATCTGGCCGGCAGAGTGGTCAAGGAGAATGCCTCGATCCGGGAGAATGCCAAGAAGCTGGCGCTGTGCCAGTCGCTGCGAGACTCCGGCCAGCGCACCGATCCCAACGATCCCAATGGACCGGATCTGGACACCAAGATCGAGGAGTTCCGCGATCAAATCCGTCGGTCCGAGACGGAGAAGACAAAGGCGGAGGCATGCTTGCAGTGCCTGCGCGATGGCGGCATCAACGTGGACGAGTGGGTGCAGGAGGCCGAGATCATGGGGGTGCAGGAGCTGACGCGTTCGGCCAGTTCCATTTCGATGCGCACCGACGCCTCTGGCCAGGGCGAGAATCCCAGTTCGGATTCCTTCTACGACAGCGACAAGGAGGAGACCCAGGCTCAGGCATCTGCCCAAACGAAGCccaagcaggagcagcagctatCCAGGGATCGCACCTTCAGCGACAGTGAGGACGAGCCCGAAGTGCGTACTTCAACTGCGGCCACTTCTTCGGCAGCTGCTGCCTCCTCATCGATGATGGCCAGTAGCGCTGGTGGCTGGGATGATCCCACTGAGGTCAACTGGGGCGctgccgaggaggaggaggacaagGACGAACCGATTGTCCCGGAGCCCAAGGAGGCGATCTTCAAGTGCACTGCACTCTACAGCTATACA GCCCAGAATCCTGACGAGCTCACCATCGTCGAAAATGAACAACTCGAGGTGGTTGGCGAGGGCGACGGCGATGGTTGGCTGAGGGCCCGCAACTATCGCGGCGAGGAGGGCTACGTGCCGCACAATTATCTGGACATCGACCAGGAGACAGCGGGCAGCGCCTTTAATG ATCAGACAGTGGACTCGATGCAATCGCCCGACCAGGTCTCGGTCATCATGGCGCCCCAGAAGCGTGTCAAATCGGACGTGGAGTGGTGCATCGCGCTGTACGACTACGACGCCACCGCCGAGGATGAGCTCACCTTCGAGGAGGGCGACAAGATCAAGATCATCACCAAGACCGCCCATGGCGTCGACGATGGCTGGTGGGAGGGCGAGCTGGATGGCAAGTTCGGCAACTTCCCCTCGCTGGTCGTCGAGGAGTGCGACGAGTTGGGCGAACCGCTCAGCGAGGGTGGCGACGAGTCACCTCCGCCCACCGCAGCGCCCACTTTCGCACTGCCCCCCGCTCCGGCCCTGCCGCCAGAGTACGCCCacgaactggaactggagctcACTGAGGACATGTTCGGTTCTCAGGACACGGCAG ATGAGGATAGCGGCTATATACCCAACGGCGCTGCTGCCCCGAGTATGCCTCCGCCAG TACTCATCCAAGAGCCTGGCATGGAG GACGATCTCAGTGACGATGGGCAGCCGCCGCCCCAACTAGCGAAGGCGGGCGGATCCGCTCCTGGAGCTGGGAGCAAGGTcgaaaagggggcggcggCAGGTGGCGCCAACACGCTGAACTTAG GCGAGAGCGATGCGCAGCCGGAGGAGCAGGTGTCCAAGGAGCCGCCGGCGGAGGTGGCCAAAAAGCCAGATATTGCGCCCAAGCCGCTGGCCAAGGTGGCGCCACAGAGTGCGCCGGCCAAAGAAG AGGACCAACAGTCCTTCTCGGAGGGCACCGATTCGGCTTCGGTGGCCGATGTGCCGGTCCTGCAGGACGCGGAGGATCCATTCAACGAGAAGGCCAAGGGCGAGTCTGGCGGCGGCGAATCGGGATTTGAGGCCAACTTTGAGGCCAACTTCGATGCCAACTTTGATGACGCCTTTGCCGGAAACGGTGGAGGTGGGggcggtggaggcggaggtggGGAGCAGTCCAACGACTTGGACATCAACGGAGAggcagcaggagaagcaggaTCTGGATCTGCGGCTGGCGAGGAGGATATTGAGGCACCCAAGCAGGTGGTCGGTGGGCGAGCTAGCATACCCGAGGAATTGGACTCAAATCAATTG GCACACTACCATGAGCATGATATATACTATGTAGACTATAGCCACGGACAGTTATAG
- the LOC122617068 gene encoding protein nervous wreck isoform X6 codes for MMQPPPRKGNYVKFLKNLHTEQVAKLQLKNQHECDLLEDIRQFTIKRSAVEKSYSESLLKISSQYLNKKIPNIPDIKMDGMEERWNMWSVWRTVLEENEKLARARLAAIEVFQQQIADEAKVLRDYKLAIAKRSLSGIVNVQKELHLSVGDVDKTKKSYFDEEHCAHDVRDKARDIEEKLKKKKGSFFQSITSLQKNSARVTSRKELLEEKSSGARNDYVLSLAAANAHQNRYFTVDLQTTMTTMENYVFERVAEYLMLMGRTELLTCSATQNSFGKIRDQAQQLTREYNLQCCYLFYPVLKQHIQYDFEACDNDPVRKVTAEHESAAETLTKEAKNLAGRVVKENASIRENAKKLALCQSLRDSGQRTDPNDPNGPDLDTKIEEFRDQIRRSETEKTKAEACLQCLRDGGINVDEWVQEAEIMGVQELTRSASSISMRTDASGQGENPSSDSFYDSDKEETQAQASAQTKPKQEQQLSRDRTFSDSEDEPEVRTSTAATSSAAAASSSMMASSAGGWDDPTEVNWGAAEEEEDKDEPIVPEPKEAIFKCTALYSYTAQNPDELTIVENEQLEVVGEGDGDGWLRARNYRGEEGYVPHNYLDIDQETAGSAFNGTSGNQLRSQISFSSVDYTVDNEDQTVDSMQSPDQVSVIMAPQKRVKSDVEWCIALYDYDATAEDELTFEEGDKIKIITKTAHGVDDGWWEGELDGKFGNFPSLVVEECDELGEPLSEGGDESPPPTAAPTFALPPAPALPPEYAHELELELTEDMFGSQDTADEDSGYIPNGAAAPSMPPPGQKESQTTAKKVLIQEPGMEDDLSDDGQPPPQLAKAGGSAPGAGSKVEKGAAAGGANTLNLGESDAQPEEQVSKEPPAEVAKKPDIAPKPLAKVAPQSAPAKEGNAGVRPVVSITLTEYPSCDAEDQQSFSEGTDSASVADVPVLQDAEDPFNEKAKGESGGGESGFEANFEANFDANFDDAFAGNGGGGGGGGGGGEQSNDLDINGEAAGEAGSGSAAGEEDIEAPKQVVGGRASIPEELDSNQLAHYHEHDIYYVDYSHGQL; via the exons ATGATGCAGCCGCCGCCGCGAAAG GGAAACTATGTGAAGTTCCTAAAGAATTTGCACACGGAGCAGGTGGCCAAGCTGCAGCTGAAGAACCAGCATGAGTGCGACCTCTTGGAGGACATCCGGCAGTTCACCATCAAGCGCTCCGCCGTCGAGAAGTCGTACAGTGAGTCGCTGCTCAAGATCTCGTCGCAGTATCTCAACAAGAAGATACCCAATATACCAGATATCAAGATGGATGGCATGGAGGAGCGCTG GAACATGTGGAGCGTTTGGCGCACTGTGCTCGAGGAGAATGAGAAACTGGCTCGCGCCAGATTGGCCGCTATAGAGGTGTTCCAACAGCAAATCGCCGATGAGGCCAAGGTTCTGCGGGACTATAAGTTGGCCATAGCCAAGCGCTCGCTATCCGGAATTGTCAATGTGCAGAAGGAACTCCACCTGAGCGTGGGTGATGTGGACAAGACCAAGAAATCATACTTTGACGAAGAGCATTGTGCCCACGATGTGCGGGACAAAGCCCGCGACATCGAGGAGAAGctcaagaagaagaagggctCCTTCTTTCAATCAATCACGTCGCTGCAGAAGAACAGCGCCCGGGTCACATCGCgcaaggagctgctggaggagaagTCCTCCGGCGCCCGGAATGACTACGTGCTCAGCTTGGCGGCGGCCAACGCCCATCAGAATCGCTACTTCACCGTCGATCTGCAGACCACGATGACCACCATGGAGAACTATGTCTTCGAGCGGGTTGCCGAGTACCTGATGTTGATGGG CCGCACAGAGCTGTTGACTTGCTCGGCTACGCAGAACAGCTTCGGGAAGATCCGCGACCAGGCGCAGCAGTTGACCCGGGAGTACAACCTGCAGTGCTGCTACCTGTTCTATCCGGTGCTGAAGCAGCACATCCAATACGACTTCGAGGCGTGCGACAACGATCCGGTGCGCAAGGTGACCGCGGAGCACGAGTCCGCCGCCGAGACGCTAACCAAGGAGGCCAAGAATCTGGCCGGCAGAGTGGTCAAGGAGAATGCCTCGATCCGGGAGAATGCCAAGAAGCTGGCGCTGTGCCAGTCGCTGCGAGACTCCGGCCAGCGCACCGATCCCAACGATCCCAATGGACCGGATCTGGACACCAAGATCGAGGAGTTCCGCGATCAAATCCGTCGGTCCGAGACGGAGAAGACAAAGGCGGAGGCATGCTTGCAGTGCCTGCGCGATGGCGGCATCAACGTGGACGAGTGGGTGCAGGAGGCCGAGATCATGGGGGTGCAGGAGCTGACGCGTTCGGCCAGTTCCATTTCGATGCGCACCGACGCCTCTGGCCAGGGCGAGAATCCCAGTTCGGATTCCTTCTACGACAGCGACAAGGAGGAGACCCAGGCTCAGGCATCTGCCCAAACGAAGCccaagcaggagcagcagctatCCAGGGATCGCACCTTCAGCGACAGTGAGGACGAGCCCGAAGTGCGTACTTCAACTGCGGCCACTTCTTCGGCAGCTGCTGCCTCCTCATCGATGATGGCCAGTAGCGCTGGTGGCTGGGATGATCCCACTGAGGTCAACTGGGGCGctgccgaggaggaggaggacaagGACGAACCGATTGTCCCGGAGCCCAAGGAGGCGATCTTCAAGTGCACTGCACTCTACAGCTATACA GCCCAGAATCCTGACGAGCTCACCATCGTCGAAAATGAACAACTCGAGGTGGTTGGCGAGGGCGACGGCGATGGTTGGCTGAGGGCCCGCAACTATCGCGGCGAGGAGGGCTACGTGCCGCACAATTATCTGGACATCGACCAGGAGACAGCGGGCAGCGCCTTTAATGGTACTTCAGGCAATCAATTGCGCTCTCAAATCTCATTCTCATCTGTCGATTATACCGTTGACAATGAAGATCAGACAGTGGACTCGATGCAATCGCCCGACCAGGTCTCGGTCATCATGGCGCCCCAGAAGCGTGTCAAATCGGACGTGGAGTGGTGCATCGCGCTGTACGACTACGACGCCACCGCCGAGGATGAGCTCACCTTCGAGGAGGGCGACAAGATCAAGATCATCACCAAGACCGCCCATGGCGTCGACGATGGCTGGTGGGAGGGCGAGCTGGATGGCAAGTTCGGCAACTTCCCCTCGCTGGTCGTCGAGGAGTGCGACGAGTTGGGCGAACCGCTCAGCGAGGGTGGCGACGAGTCACCTCCGCCCACCGCAGCGCCCACTTTCGCACTGCCCCCCGCTCCGGCCCTGCCGCCAGAGTACGCCCacgaactggaactggagctcACTGAGGACATGTTCGGTTCTCAGGACACGGCAG ATGAGGATAGCGGCTATATACCCAACGGCGCTGCTGCCCCGAGTATGCCTCCGCCAG GCCAGAAAGAAAGCCAAACCACTGCCAAGAAGG TACTCATCCAAGAGCCTGGCATGGAG GACGATCTCAGTGACGATGGGCAGCCGCCGCCCCAACTAGCGAAGGCGGGCGGATCCGCTCCTGGAGCTGGGAGCAAGGTcgaaaagggggcggcggCAGGTGGCGCCAACACGCTGAACTTAG GCGAGAGCGATGCGCAGCCGGAGGAGCAGGTGTCCAAGGAGCCGCCGGCGGAGGTGGCCAAAAAGCCAGATATTGCGCCCAAGCCGCTGGCCAAGGTGGCGCCACAGAGTGCGCCGGCCAAAGAAGGTAATGCCGGAGTGCGGCCCGTGGTGAGCATTACACTGACCGAGTATCCATCCTGTGATGCAGAGGACCAACAGTCCTTCTCGGAGGGCACCGATTCGGCTTCGGTGGCCGATGTGCCGGTCCTGCAGGACGCGGAGGATCCATTCAACGAGAAGGCCAAGGGCGAGTCTGGCGGCGGCGAATCGGGATTTGAGGCCAACTTTGAGGCCAACTTCGATGCCAACTTTGATGACGCCTTTGCCGGAAACGGTGGAGGTGGGggcggtggaggcggaggtggGGAGCAGTCCAACGACTTGGACATCAACGGAGAggcagcaggagaagcaggaTCTGGATCTGCGGCTGGCGAGGAGGATATTGAGGCACCCAAGCAGGTGGTCGGTGGGCGAGCTAGCATACCCGAGGAATTGGACTCAAATCAATTG GCACACTACCATGAGCATGATATATACTATGTAGACTATAGCCACGGACAGTTATAG